A genomic stretch from Shewanella woodyi ATCC 51908 includes:
- the bluB gene encoding 5,6-dimethylbenzimidazole synthase has protein sequence MKITENERDAVYKTIFARRDVRGEFSSEPIPEDVLHRVLTAAHHAPSVGFMQPWDFVLVNELETKKKIKAGFDSANHESAEQFNDDKAVQYRQLKLEGILEAPLGICVTCDRHRNGPTVLGRTIKAEMDLYSSVCAVQNLWLAARAENLGVGWVSILHDSVLRDALNIPEEIEIIAYLCVGYVSHFKDKPELETLGWQPRRDVNSAIHYGTWSRSADTDA, from the coding sequence ATGAAAATAACCGAAAACGAACGTGATGCTGTCTATAAAACTATTTTTGCTCGACGAGATGTTCGTGGCGAATTCTCCTCTGAGCCGATCCCTGAAGATGTGTTGCATAGAGTATTAACCGCTGCTCATCATGCACCTAGCGTCGGTTTTATGCAGCCTTGGGATTTTGTACTGGTTAATGAGCTGGAAACGAAAAAGAAGATAAAGGCTGGCTTTGATAGTGCCAATCATGAATCTGCAGAACAGTTTAATGATGACAAAGCGGTTCAATACCGACAACTAAAATTAGAGGGGATACTTGAAGCGCCGCTGGGTATCTGTGTGACCTGCGATCGACACCGCAATGGCCCAACTGTTTTAGGTCGTACAATTAAAGCTGAGATGGATCTATATAGCAGTGTGTGTGCTGTACAGAATCTTTGGCTAGCAGCCAGAGCAGAAAATCTAGGTGTCGGTTGGGTGAGTATTCTTCATGACTCAGTACTAAGAGATGCACTTAACATCCCTGAAGAGATTGAGATCATCGCCTATCTGTGTGTCGGCTACGTTTCCCATTTCAAAGATAAGCCGGAATTAGAAACCTTAGGTTGGCAGCCTAGACGTGATGTTAACTCTGCAATTCATTACGGCACCTGGTCTAGATCTGCGGACACAGATGCCTAA
- the bioA gene encoding adenosylmethionine--8-amino-7-oxononanoate transaminase: MNNYINSTITANNSSIDFEFDKQHIWHPYTSMSHALPAFGVISAKECELTLDDGRQLVDGTSSWWACVHGYSHPTIVNAMQEQLHKLSHVMFGGITHQPAIELSKKLVNMTSDNLTKVFLADSGSIAVEVALKMSLQYWQGRNQPQKQRILTVKCGYHGDTFAAMSVCDPEGGMHTMFGDSVTQHEFVSAPQTQFGQPFDNSELDEMRAKLSSQGNEIAAVILEPVLQGAGGMRFYHPQYLVGLRQLCDEFNVLLILDEIATGFGRTGKLFAYEHATHDGKAVEADILCLGKALTGGYISLAATICSDEVAQGISDSPAGVFMHGPTFMGNPLACSAACASLDLLSRNEWQAQVSNIERQLQSELAEAIEYPQVKDVRVLGAIGVIEMNSSVNTAELQQQFVDLGVWIRPFSNLIYIMPPYVISAEQLTKLTSAMKIVAKSILTCGDQAEFISHG, from the coding sequence ATGAACAACTATATCAACTCTACAATCACCGCCAATAACAGTTCAATAGACTTTGAATTTGACAAGCAACATATCTGGCATCCTTACACTTCAATGAGTCACGCCCTTCCTGCGTTTGGCGTGATATCGGCAAAAGAGTGTGAGCTGACACTGGATGATGGACGCCAACTTGTCGATGGTACTAGCTCTTGGTGGGCCTGCGTTCATGGTTATAGTCACCCTACAATAGTCAATGCAATGCAGGAGCAGCTACACAAGCTGAGCCATGTCATGTTTGGTGGGATCACCCACCAGCCAGCAATTGAACTGTCAAAAAAGCTGGTGAATATGACCAGCGATAACCTCACGAAAGTATTTTTAGCCGACTCAGGCTCTATTGCTGTTGAGGTCGCGCTTAAGATGTCTTTACAGTATTGGCAAGGGCGTAACCAGCCACAGAAACAGCGCATACTAACAGTAAAATGTGGTTATCACGGTGACACATTTGCCGCCATGAGCGTGTGCGATCCCGAAGGTGGTATGCACACCATGTTTGGTGATTCTGTTACTCAACATGAATTTGTCAGTGCCCCCCAAACTCAATTTGGCCAGCCATTCGATAACAGTGAACTCGATGAGATGCGGGCAAAACTTTCCTCACAGGGCAATGAGATAGCAGCTGTTATCTTAGAGCCAGTTTTACAGGGTGCTGGAGGTATGCGCTTTTATCACCCTCAATATTTAGTGGGTTTACGTCAGCTATGTGATGAGTTTAATGTGCTTTTAATACTCGATGAGATAGCAACAGGCTTTGGACGTACGGGTAAGCTATTTGCCTATGAGCACGCCACCCATGATGGAAAAGCCGTTGAAGCCGACATTCTCTGTTTAGGTAAAGCCCTCACAGGCGGTTATATCTCACTCGCCGCAACTATATGTAGCGACGAGGTTGCTCAGGGGATCAGCGACTCGCCTGCTGGCGTGTTCATGCATGGCCCAACATTTATGGGTAACCCACTGGCCTGCTCTGCCGCTTGCGCCAGCTTAGATCTTCTCTCACGTAATGAGTGGCAAGCCCAAGTCAGTAACATTGAGCGTCAGTTACAAAGTGAACTTGCCGAGGCCATTGAATATCCACAGGTTAAAGATGTGCGTGTATTGGGGGCAATTGGTGTAATAGAGATGAACTCGAGCGTCAATACCGCTGAATTACAGCAGCAGTTTGTCGACCTCGGTGTCTGGATAAGGCCGTTTTCCAACCTTATCTACATCATGCCTCCCTATGTTATCTCTGCAGAGCAGTTAACTAAATTAACCAGTGCAATGAAAATAGTGGCCAAAAGTATCTTAACCTGCGGTGATCAAGCAGAGTTTATTAGCCACGGTTAG
- a CDS encoding SDR family NAD(P)-dependent oxidoreductase: MSKLAIITGGSRGIGYSIAEKFAQMGFSLILMAKTASNLASAKQGLLKINANISIETIAVDFSDSAAVESVAQTITKKHSNIDILVNSAGVLSIEFEHASAATLSTLFSVNCISTMVLTNAISEQMKQARSGYIINIASLAGKSHLPKIGAYAATKAALISYSESLYKHLLPHNVKVSCLCPSVVNTEMTDDGRIANQDKIQTDDLVNAVAYILSLGKGAQLPQLDIDCTPIALAKL, translated from the coding sequence ATGTCAAAATTAGCAATTATCACTGGAGGTAGCCGCGGGATCGGCTATTCCATCGCTGAAAAGTTTGCTCAGATGGGGTTTAGCCTGATCTTAATGGCAAAAACAGCCAGTAATTTAGCCTCGGCTAAGCAGGGACTACTAAAAATAAATGCAAACATCAGCATAGAAACCATTGCTGTCGATTTTAGTGATAGCGCGGCAGTAGAGAGTGTCGCTCAGACGATAACCAAGAAGCATTCGAACATTGATATACTGGTTAATAGCGCAGGCGTCCTTAGTATTGAGTTCGAACACGCTTCAGCTGCCACACTTAGCACACTGTTTTCCGTCAACTGCATCTCTACAATGGTACTCACAAATGCCATTAGCGAGCAGATGAAACAAGCGCGCTCCGGCTATATTATCAATATTGCCTCTTTAGCTGGCAAAAGCCACTTACCTAAAATTGGTGCATACGCAGCGACCAAAGCCGCCCTTATCAGTTACAGTGAAAGTTTGTATAAACACCTGCTTCCCCACAATGTTAAGGTCTCCTGTCTCTGCCCCAGTGTGGTTAATACTGAGATGACTGATGATGGGCGAATTGCAAACCAAGATAAGATACAGACTGATGATTTAGTTAACGCCGTTGCTTATATCCTCTCGTTAGGCAAAGGCGCTCAGCTTCCCCAACTCGATATTGATTGTACCCCCATCGCCTTAGCTAAGCTGTGA